The sequence TCGAGACCCCGATGTCCGCCCGCCGGAAAAAACGCCCCCGCTCGGCATAGGGGACCCAGCCGTCGTTGAAGAAGACCGATCCCCGCAGAGCCGGATGGCCCTCGACGAAGGCGCGCGCCTCGTCCCCCGTCGTCCATTTCGGCACGACCGGATTGGGGTGGGTCGTGGAGAGAAACACCAGCTTCAGGCGGGGATCCTTGGCCCGGGCGAGCGCCAGCGCCTCGAGCAGGGTTAGGGGGTCGTACCAAGGCGTCAGGACGCCGCCCCAGAGCAGCACTACGTCGTCGCCGGCGACGCCGGGAAGAAGAGTCTCCCGGCCGCCTTCGCCGGCTTCCGCGCCGGGACGATCGGCATCGATCCCGAACGGGACGATGCTGATCAAGCGGGCTATGTCCGGACCGCCGGTCATGAACTCCGGATCGATCCGGTTGAGGCTCATGAGCGATCCGGAAAGAAGGTCTTTTTGCCGCTCCGAGGCGCACAGAAGATGATCGGCGCGAAGGAGGAGCGCGTTGAAAACCCGAAGGTCGTGGAAGTGGATCGCCGCTCGCTCCCGGGGTGTGCCCTTCCCGGCGTGGTTGAACAGGTTCTCCAGGACAAAAGGGTCGTAAACGTCGGCGATGATGGGCTTTCCCAGATTGGCGAGACGGGGGAACTTGGACAGGATGTATCCCTGCACCAGCAGAATGCGGGCCTCGC is a genomic window of Candidatus Aminicenantes bacterium containing:
- a CDS encoding glycosyltransferase family 4 protein; its protein translation is MIDILVISDDVVGDRMAGPGIRAWELARVLAGRFSVELAVPEYSDGGSLLAGAPFKIRFYSLRRPRSLEEAAREARILLVQGYILSKFPRLANLGKPIIADVYDPFVLENLFNHAGKGTPRERAAIHFHDLRVFNALLLRADHLLCASERQKDLLSGSLMSLNRIDPEFMTGGPDIARLISIVPFGIDADRPGAEAGEGGRETLLPGVAGDDVVLLWGGVLTPWYDPLTLLEALALARAKDPRLKLVFLSTTHPNPVVPKWTTGDEARAFVEGHPALRGSVFFNDGWVPYAERGRFFRRADIGVSIHRAHLETRYSFRTRMLDYIKYGCPILCSEGDFFADLVAKENLGVVVGSGDREAIARGLCELSGDPAKRAAIKERLGRVRERFLWREAASPLLAWCEGALASTPAVRRVPRRRALAPLVSGPAQGGAFEAARRALRPADGSAPSKILVRARRILGK